The following proteins are co-located in the Seriola aureovittata isolate HTS-2021-v1 ecotype China chromosome 7, ASM2101889v1, whole genome shotgun sequence genome:
- the LOC130171598 gene encoding galanin receptor type 1-like produces the protein MNLSESVWLLEEPCNLSRVEEEDQKLLFGIGMDNFITLLVFGLIFTLGVLGNSMVITVLARSKPGKPRSTTNIFILNLSIADLSYLLFCVPFQSTVYMMPTWVLGAFICKFIHYFFTVSMLVSIFTLSAMSVDRYIAIVHSRKSSSIRVARHALIGVVVIWILSLAMAAPIMYYQNIFHRGENHTFCWEVWPDQTQKKVYVVCTFVFGYVLPLLLISFCYAKVLNHLHKKLRNMSKKSEASKKKTAQTVLVVVVVFCLSWLPHHVVHLWVEFGTFPLNQASFVLRVAAHGLAYSNSSVNPVIYAFLSENFRKAYKQVFKCQIGTSDSPLNDIKEIRSKADTPPSTNCTNV, from the exons atgaacTTATCCGAGTCTGTTTGGCTCTTGGAAGAGCCGTGTAACCTGAGcagagtggaggaagaggaccAGAAACTTTTATTCGGGATCGGCATGGATAATTTCATCACGCTGCTGGTTTTCGGGCTCATCTTTACGCTCGGTGTGCTGGGCAACTCCATGGTGATCACCGTGCTGGCCCGGAGCAAACCGGGGAAACCGCGCAGCACCACCAACATATTCATCCTCAACCTGAGCATAGCGGACCTCTCCTACCTGCTCTTCTGTGTCCCCTTCCAGTCCACCGTCTACATGATGCCGACGTGGGTCCTGGGCGCATTCATCTGCAAATTCATCCACTATTTCTTCACTGTGTCCATGCTGGTGAGCATCTTCACCCTGTCTGCCATGTCCGTGGACCGGTACATCGCCATCGTGCACTCGAGAAAGTCCTCCTCTATCCGGGTGGCGAGGCATGCTTTGATCGGAGTGGTGGTGATTTGGATACTTTCTCTGGCCATGGCTGCGCCTATCATGTATTACCAGAACATCTTTCACAGAGGGGAGAATCACACCTTTTGCTGGGAAGTGTGGCCAGATCAAACCCAGAAGAAAGTCTATGTGGTTTGCACCTTTGTGTTTGGTTATGTGTtgcctctgctgctgatttCCTTCTGTTATGCAAAG GTTTTAAATCACTTGCACAAAAAACTAAGAAATATGTCCAAAAAGTCAGAGGCATCAAAGAAAAAG ACGGCTCAGacggtgctggtggtggtggtggtgttctGCCTCTCTTGGCTCCCTCATCACGTTGTTCACCTTTGGGTGGAGTTTGGAACCTTCCCGCTGAACCAGGCGTCCTTTGTGTTACGGGTGGCTGCCCACGGTCTGGCGTACAGCAACTCGTCTGTCAACCCCGTCATCTACGCCTTCCTGTCGGAGAACTTCAGGAAAGCTTACAAGCAGGTGTTCAAGTGTCAGATCGGTACCAGTGACTCCCCGCTCAACGACATTAAGGAGATCCGCAGCAAAGCGGACACGCCGCCCTCGACTAACTGCACCAACGTTTGA